GCGATCGACAGGGCTCTGTGGGTGCGGTGCATGTCTCTCCAGCGATCGAGGGACGACGTCCGCCGGGGCGACCACGCACTGCGTCGGCTGCAGGTCGTGGGTGACCCGGCGAGGGGGTCGGATCATGGGGTTCGGGGCCACCCGGCATCCGGATTGGGCGACCCGACCTCGTGACACGTGTCAACGGGCACCGGTGACGGCGGCTCATGGTGGCGCCGTCGGCGCCTTCCTAGCGTTATGGCATGAGCACAGACACCGTCATCCAGGTCGACGACCTCCGGGTCGACTACGGCGCCACCACCGCCGTCGACGGCGTGAGCTTCTCGGTGCGCCGCGGCGAGGTCTTCGCCCTCCTCGGCACGAACGGGGCCGGCAAGACGACCACGCTCGACGTGCTCGAGGGCTACCGCGAGGCGACCGCCGGCAGCGCCACCGTCTTCGGTCTCGACCCGGTCTCCGGTCGCGACCGCCTCGCCCCCCGGCTCGGCATCATGCTCCAGGACGCGGGCTTCTTCGAGACCCTGACCGTGCGTCAGACCGTCACCGCCTGGCGCCGGTTCTACCACCGGCCGCGCTCGCTGGAGGAGACCCTCGGCCTCGTCGGTCTCGGGCACCGCGCCGACACCCGGGTCGCCTCCCTCTCCGGTGGAGAGCGTCGCCGGCTCGACCTCGGGCTGGCCCTGCTCGGCCACCCCGAGCTGCTCTTCCTCGACGAGCCGACGACGGGCATGGACCCCGAGGGCCGCCACCAGAGCCTCGAGCTCGTGTCGCAGCTGGTCCGCGAGGGCCTGACCGTCGTGCTCACCACGCACTACCTCGAGGAGGCCGAGCAGCTCGCCGACCGCGTCGCGATCATGCACCGCGGCACCCTGCGTCGCCTCGGCACCCTCGAGCAGGTGCTCGCGGAGTCCGGCGACTCCCGCATCACCGTGGGCCTGCCGACCGAGGCGGCGGCGTTACTGCCCACCGACCTGCACGCGACCGTCGCGCCGCGCCACGGTGGGTCCCACGTCGAGATCCGCACCGGCGACCCGGAGTCGGCCCTGCGCCGGCTGCTCGCCTGGGGCGAGGCGCACGGCATCCCGATGCCCGACCTCGAGGTGCGCCGCGGCAGCCTCGAGGACGTCTTCCTGGCGCTGCCCGACGAGGACGACGCCGCCCGGATGCCGGGTGGTGGCCGAGCCGGTCACGGCTCCGGTGGCGCCCGTCCCGACGACCGCGTCGGCGACACCCTCTCCTCCCGGCGCGGACGACGTCCGTCCGGGGACCCCGAGCGCGACGTCCGCGTCGCCGCCAGCCTCACCTCGACAGGAGCCTGACATGAGCGTCGACACCCCCCGCTCGGTCGTCAGCTGGCCGCGCTACGTCTGGCCGCAGGTCGCCCTGTCGCAGCGGGTCTACTGGCAGGACATCGCCTTCGCCCTCGTCGGGGCGGTCATGCCGGTGGCCATGGGGATCTTCCCGATGGTCCAGGTGCGTGACGCCGACCCGCTGCCGGGCGGCATCCGACCCGTCGACGTCCTCGCCCCGTCGGGGCTGTGCGTCTCCGTCATCTGGATCGCCTACGCCGTCATCAACTCCGCCGCCCGCCGCCGAGAGACACGGACGTACAAGAGGCTGCGCGCCACGCCGATACCGCAGAGCGCCATCCTCGTCGGCGAGGCCACGAGCGCAGCCCTACCGGCCCTCGCGCAGAGCGCCGTCGTGCTCGTCGTCGCGATGACGGTCTTCCACGTGGCCGCACCGGTGCACTGGCTGCTCGTCGTGGCCGGGCTCGTCATCGGGGCCGTGACGATGGGCCTGCTCACGTTCGGGGTCTCGGGGCTGCTGCCCTCGAGCGAGCTGTCCACGTGGATCGTCACCCCGTTCGTCATCGGCATGTGGTTCCTCAGCGGGTCGCTCAGCGTCGCCGGCGGGGCCGCCTCGACGGTCGACCGCATCGCCGACTACCTGCCCTCGACCGCCTTCGTCCAGATCGTGCGCACCGGCTACTTCGGCCAGGACTTCGTCAGCCACGACCTCACCGACCGTCCCCGCCTCTCGCTGGGGCAGGCGCTCGACGTCATCCACCAGCCCCTCGGCGTCCTCATCCTCTGGATCGCCGTCGGCTACCTGCTCTTCCGGTCCTGCTTCCGCTGGGAGCCGCGCACGTCGCGGCGCGGGCGCCGGTCGGCGAAGCAGGCCGGCTGACGACCTCGGCCGGCCCGACGACCACCCGACCACCATCCCGACGACCCCCGACCACAGGACAGGAGCGAGACGACATGGACCCCAAGGACGTCCGCGAGAGCGTGCCGCTGCTCGAGATCGAGGACCTGTTCTCCGCCGAGGGCGCCGGCGCGTGGATCCACGGCTGCCAGGGCGTCACCGTCGGCTCGGTCTCGTGCCCCGCCACCGTGGCCTCGTCGTTCAGCTTCACCTAGAGACTCCCGGGCCCACGACGGGTCCGGGCGGCACGACCCACCGGGTCGGCCACCAGCACCACCCAGCACCACCCCAGCACCACCCCAGCAACACCGACCGCTCCACCCTCACGAAAGGAAACACCATGAGCGACAAGGACATCCAGAACGCCGACCAGGCCATCGACGAGGTCGAGCTCGAGGAGCTCACCGAGGACGGCGGCGCCGCGACCCTCGGCACCGCGAGCTCGCTCGGCTGCCCGTCGTCGCTGGCCACCTTCGGCTCGCACTGACCGTCACGACGGACACCGTGCCGCACGCCGCGAGGCGGACGGCGCACCGCAGGACCCGCAGCACCGCACGACCAGATCGCACCATCCGACAGCACGACCACAACCGAGAGGAACGACCATGACCGACAAGGACATCACCCCCGCCGAGGAGCTCGACGCCGTGGAGGTCGACGAGCTCGACGAGGAGGCCGGCGCCGGCTGCCTCAGCTCCGCCGGCACGGCCTCGTGCCCGGCCACCTTCGGCACCGCAGCGTGCTGGTGAGCTCGGCCTCGCGCCCCGCCACCACCAGCCGCACACGCAGAAACGACCCGAGGTCGTCCCTCGAGTCGCTTCGCACCTCCCACCAGAACCGCTAGCCGCCGAACCGCCAAGAACGTCAGCTACGCGAAAGCTCCGGTCACGGGCGGCTCTCCTGCACTCGCGTGCGGGACCGCCCGTGACCGGAACAGTACCCCACCCACGGCCTCTTCGGAAGGAGGACGACATGACGACCGTCACCCCGTCGGCCCCCGGGCCCGCCGGCCCCACGATCGCGGCCCGCGACCTCACCGCCCGGGTCATGGACCACATCCGCCACCCCACGGGCGGCAGCCAGGCCGCCGTCTTCCGTGAGCTGCCCAGCGTCGCACCGGTGCTGCTCCTGCCCCTCGGGATGGTCCTCGTGTCGTCGGCCGAGCTCGTCCGTCGCGCCGCCGCCGCGCCGCAGCTCGTCATCGGCGAGGTCGACTTCCCCCAGCACGTCCGCGACCAGAACCCCGAGTTCGTCGCCTTCTTCGCCTCCAGCCTCAGCTTCCTCGACCGCGCCGACCACCACCGGCTGCGGCGGGTGCTGTCCGAGCACTTCACCCCGCGCGGTGTCGACGCGCTTCGTCCGACGGTCGCCGGCATCGTCGACCGGCTGACGGCCGAGGTCGTGTCCGCTGCCCGGACCGACGGGGAGGTCGACCTCGTCACCGCCTTCGCCAACGAGCTGCCCCCTCGGGCCATGGGTGCGCTGCTCGGGCTGCCGGAGCACGAGTGGGCCTCCGTGGCCGCCAGCGGACGCGGCATGCTCGCCCGGATCGCGAGCAGCTTCCCCAACCTCCAGGCGCAGGACGCGCCGATCACCGACGACGGGTTCGTCGCGCTGCGCGACCGGGTCGCGCGGCTGCTCGACGAGCCCGTCGCCGACCACACGCTCGCGGCCAGCCTCCAGGGCGCCCGCCGCCGCGATGAGCTGAGCCGCGAGGAGGCGGTGAGCCTCATGCTGCTGCTGTTCATGACGGGGGTCGACACCGTGGCGGCCGCCCTCACCAACGTCGTCGTCGCGCTGCTGCGCCGGCCCGAGGCCCTCGCCGACTGGCTGGCCGGACGCACCGCCACCGACGCGGTCGTGCACGAGGCCCTGCGCCTCGACGCGCCGCTGCCGTTCGGGATGCGCGTCGCGCGGGAGCCGCTGACCCTCGGCGACGTGCAGATCCCGGCCGGCTCGACGGTCATGCTCGCCACCGCGGCGGCCAACGTCGACCCCGCGCGCCACGACCACCCCGACCGCTGGCAGCCCGGGACCCGGCCACCGGCCCAGACCTTCGGGCACGGCACCTACCGCTGCCTGGGCGCGCTGTTCGCGGGGCTGCAGTGCGAGCTCGCGCTCGACGCCCTGCGCCCGCTCGGGGTGCGCGTGACCGACCACCGCCGCGTGCAGTGGCGCAGTGACATCAGCTTCCACACCCCGACCCACCTGCCCGTCGCTTTAGGCGGCGGATGGGTGGCGATCGACACCGCGACGGACACCGCGACCGACACCACGACCGACACCACGACCGACACCGCGACGGCTGCCGACGGTGCGTCGGAGGTGACCCGGTGAAGACGCCCTTCGTCCCCCAGCTCGGCGACGTCGACTGCGGACCCGCCTGTGTCACGGCCGTGCTCGCCGCCCACGGCCGGCACCTGCGGGTGAGCGAGGTCGCCCGGGCCTGCGCGACCGGGCGCGACGGGACCACCGCGGCGTCCCTGGTCACCGGGGCCCGGTCCCTCGGTCTCACCGCCCGTCCGTACCGCCTCTCGACCGGTACCACGGGAGGTGCCGACGACCACCCCGTGCGCGTGCTCGACCGCACCGGGCTGCCCGCCGTGACCCTCATGCGGGGCCACCACTTCGTGGTCGCGGAGGAGGTCACCCGCCGCGGCGTACGGGTCAACGACCCCGCCCGGGGGCACGTGACCCTCACCGACGACGAGTTCGCCGCCGACTGGACGGGCCTGGCGGTCGTCGTCGGGGCCGGCCCCGACCTCGTCGAGGGCGGCGAGCCGCCCGTCGGGACGCTGCGCGCCTGGTGGCGGGGGGAGGACACCGTCGGCCGCGTCCTCACGGTCTTCGGCGCGATCTTCGCCGTGCTCGTCTCGGTCGCCTCCATCGCCGCGGTGCTGCTCGTCCGCGGTGTCGCGGGACCGGTCGCCGGGGCGGGGACGTCGACGGCCGTCGGCCTCGAGCGCCTCGTCGGTGACGTGCCGCGCGCTCTGGTCGCCCTCGCGGTGGCGTCGTGGCTGGCCGGCTGGGTCGGGGCCCACCTGCGCTCGCGCCTGCTGCACCGCACCGTCACCCGCAGGTCGACGCAGCTCGTCCACCACCTGCTGCGCGTCACGCCGGCGTTCCTGCAGCACCGGTTCAGCGGCGAGGTGGCCATGCGCCCCCAGCGCATCGACGGCGCGGCGATGCAGATCGTCGCGCTGCTCGTCGACGGGGCCGTGGGGGTGCTCACCGTCTCGGCGGCCCTCACCGGCATCCTGTTCGCCTCGCCCGCCGCCTTCGCCCTCGTGCTTGCGGGGCTCGGCGCCAACGCCTACGCCATCGGCCACCACCTCGAGGAGTTCGAGGAGGCGCAGCGCCGCGCGGTGTCCGAGCAACAGCGCCGCGACGGCGAGATCGTGGCGACCCTCACCGCCATCGAGACCATCCGCTCGGAGGCCTCGCCCGCGCACCTCGTCGCGCGGTGGTCGGCCGCCCAGGAGCGGGTGGCACGGCTCGAGCGACGGGCCCACACCATCATGCTCGGGCGCACGCGCCTGTCGCTGCTCGTCGACGCCGGCACCACCGCTCTCGTGCTGCTCGTCTGCCACACCGACCGCGTGCCCGCGTCGACCGCGCTCGTCCTCGTGCTGCTCACCGGCATCTGCCTCACGGCCGGCCGACGCGTCGTCTCACTCGGCGCCTTCGACCTCACCCAGGTGCGAACCGCGCTGCGCCTCGTCGACGACGTCCTGCTGGAACCGGCGGACGGCACGCTCGTGCCGGCCGACGGGGAGGCGGACGGGCTGCACCTGCGGGGCATCGCCTACACCCGTCCCGGCGCGCGTCAGCCCCTCTTCGAGGACGTCGACCTCACCGTCGAGGCGGGCGGGACGTGCTTCGTCGTCGGCGACAGCGGGGCCGGCAAGTCGACCCTGGCCCGCATCGTCGTCGGCGCGCTCGCCGCGACCCACGGCGAGGTGTGGCGACCCGAGAGCCTCGCCTACGTGCCGCAGCGGGCGCTCTTCCTCGAGGGGACCGTCGCGTCGAACCTCACGCTCGGCCGACCGGTGCCCGACGGAGCCGTCGCCCACGCCCTGTCGTTCGTGCGCATGGACGACGTCGTCGGGGCCCGGGGCGGCGCCGACCGGGCCGAGGTGACCCAGGGCGGTCGCAACTTCAGCGGTGGCGAGCGGCAGCGGCTCGCGCTCGCCCGGGCCCTGCTCCACCGGCCCTCCCTGCTCGTGCTCGACGAGGCCTTCAGCGCCATGGACGACGAGCTGACCGACGAGCTGCACAGGCGCCTCCGGGGTCTGCGCCTCACCATCGTCTCCGTCGCCCACCACCTGCCGACCCGCGCCGAGGGTGACCGCGTCGTGCGTCTCGGCGGCGGCCGACTCACCCACGAGGACGAGACGGATGCCGACGCCGGCTCACTCGTGCAGGCGGTGGCGTCGTGAGCGTCGACGTGCTCGCCGCAGGCGACCTCAGCGATGTCGGCGACACCCGCGCACCCGGCGCATCCGGCGCACCCGGTGCACCCGGTGCACCGACCGGCATCCTCGCCCGTGGCGCGCTCGTCGTGCTCGCCTCGCTCGTCTGCACCGCCGGGCAGGTCGGCGGCATGTTCGCCGCCTTCGTGGCCTACGCCGACCCGCAGCGTGCCACGCCCGCGGTCGTCGTCGGCCTGGCCCTCTTCGTCATCGCCTACCTCGCCGGGACGGCGTCGGACCGACTGGGCCTGCGCGTGCAGGAGGAGGTGGCGGACCTCGCCGAGCGCCGGGTGTGGAGCCGGCTGCTGTCGCTCCCGGTCGCCTTCTACGCCGAGCGCTCGCTGCGCGACGTCATCGGCTACGCCAACTGCGTCGGCATGACCCGCTCCCTGCTCGGGGCGCTCGGGACCGAGAGCGCGCTCGGCGCGTTGACGGCCGCCGTCGCGACCGTCCTGCTGTGCCTCGTCGACCTGCGCCTCGGCCTCGTCGCGCTCGGTGTCGCGACCACCGTGCTCGTGGCGGCGGTGCTGCTGTCGTGGCGACAGCAGCAGCACGACCACGTCGTCATGGAGTCCGTCGACGCCGCCCACGCCACGCTCTACCCCGCCCTCACGGGTCTCGAGGAGCTCACGGCCTACGGGGCCCAGGGCACCGTCGAGCGCGCGTGGCAGCGGATCTTCACCCGCCAGAAGGATGCCGACCTGCGCGGGCTGCGGTACGCCGACGCGGGAGAGAGTCTGCTGCTCTCGACCCAGACGGTGATGCTGGCCGTGCTCTGCCCCCTCGCGCTGCTCTGGTCGAACGGGCTGCTCGCCCTCGGCTCCGTCACGATGATCGTGCTGCAGCTGGCCGGGGCGCTCGGCCGCCTCGCCGGGGTGCTGCCCGCCGTGTTCTCCATGGGCCTCGCGCGCCGGCGGCTGACCCCCGTGCTGACCGCCGCCCCGGAGCAGACGTCCGCCGCGCGTCCGCACCGGGCGCTGCGGGGGCGCATCGAGCTCGACCACGTCGGGTTCGGCTACCCCGGCAGCACCGAGCCCGTGCTCGACGGGGTCTCCCTCGTCGTCGAGCCGGGGTCGATGGTCGCGGTCGTCGGTCCGTCCGGGGCCGGCAAGTCGACGCTGCTGCGTCTCGTGCTGGCGCAGCTCGAGCCGACGAGCGGCCGGGTGCTCGTCGACGGGGTCGGCACCGCCGACTGGGACCACGAGGACCTGCGCGACCAGATCGGCTACGTCCCGCAGTCGGCGGCGCTGCTGCGCGGGACCGTGCGCGACGCCGTCGTCGGGGTCCGGGACGACGTCGACGACGACGACGTGCTGGACGCCCTGCGCACCGCCGGCCTCGGTGACCTCGTCGCCACGCTGCCGATGGGCCTGGACACCCGCATCTCCGACGGGGAGTCCGGCTTCTCCGGTGGGCAGGAGCAGCGGTTCCTGCTGGCCCGGGCGCTCGTGCGACGCCCCTCCCTGCTCGTCCTCGACGAGGCCACGAGCGCCCTCGACGAGACCACCCAGGAGACGGTCGCCACCGCCGTCGCCGGCCTCGGCATGACCCGGCTCGTCGTCGCCCACCGGCACAGCACGATCCGGATGGCCGATCAGGTGTACGTGCTCGACGGCGGTCGCGTCGTCGAGCACGGCCGCCACGACGAGCTGCTGCTGCGCCAGGGCCGCCTCCATGCGCTCACCCGCACCGCCACCTGAACCGACCCCCGCCCTCGGCCCGACCCGGGGCCTGACCCACCGCCCGACACCCCAGACCGACACCCCAGACCGACACCCCAGCCCGACCCACCGCCCGACCCACCGCCCGACCGACCAGGAGCCCGCAGATGAGCCAGTCAACGACCACCCCGGCCACCGCCGTCACGCCGGGCGCCACCCGGGTACTGCGGTTCAAGCGCAGCTCGACGGTGACCCTCCTCGACGGTGAGGGCGTCTACGTCAGCACCGAGCGGGGGGCCCGGAGCCGCATCCACGGCCGTCTCGTCAGCGACCTCTACCCCCTGCTGGACGGCACCCGCGACCGCGGGGCCGTCGAGGACGCCCTCCTGCGGGCGGGTCACCGTGACCCCGCCGCCGCGATCGACCGGCTGCTGCGCTCGGGGCACGTCGTCGAGGTCGACCCCGACGTCGACGTGCGCTCCGCGGGGTACTGGGAGCAGTGCGGCCTCGACGGCGACGCGAGCGTCGAGGCGACCGCGAGCACCATCGGCGTCCTCGTCGTCGGCGACGACCTGCCCGACCGGCTCGCCGAGACGGCCGCGGAGCACGGTCTGCGCGCCCGCGTCATCGACACCGTCGACGACCTGCCCGCGACCGAGGAGGCGCAGCTGCGTCTCGTCGTCGTCCTCACCGACGACTACGAGCGGCCCGAGCTCGCCGCCGTCAACGCCTGGTCGCGCCGCACCGGCTCCAGCTGGCTGCTCGCCAAGCCGATGGGTGTGCGGCTGTGGATCGGCCCGACCTTCACGCCCGGCCGCACCGCCTGCTACGAGTGCCTGCGGGTGCGGCTGGAGTCCAAGAGCCTCACCGAGTCGTACCTGCGCCAGCGGGGGGCGCTCTCCCAGACCTTCGTCGAGTCGGTCACCGGACTGCCGAGCACGCGACGCCTCGGCGTCGACCTCGCCCTGCAGAGCGCGGCCACCTGGCTGGCCGGTGTCGTGACCGTCGGACCGGACGGGGTCGACCTCGCCCGAGCGGGCGACGTCGTCACCCTCGACACCGTCGACCTCACCTCCGCGCGCCACCACCTCGACGCCCGCCCCCAGTGCTCCGTCTGCGGCGACGGGGGGCTGCAGGCCCGCCTCGTCGAGGCGCCGGTCCAGCTCGTGCCCCGACCCAAGGCCCGCACGAGCGACGGCGGCCACCGGGCGCTCACCCCCGACCAGTTCGTGCAGCGCTACGAGAGGTTCGTCAGCGACATCACCGGACCGGTCAGCCACCTCGTGGCCCTGCCCCTGGAGGTGCCGGGCCTGCACGTCTACTCGGCGGGCCAGAACTTCGCCATGCCGATGCAGTCGATCGCCGACCTCAAGGCCGGCCTGCGCAGCGCGAGCTGCGGCAAGGGCAAGAGCCCCGAGCAGGCGAAGGCGAGCGCCCT
This is a stretch of genomic DNA from Terracoccus luteus. It encodes these proteins:
- a CDS encoding ABC transporter ATP-binding protein produces the protein MSTDTVIQVDDLRVDYGATTAVDGVSFSVRRGEVFALLGTNGAGKTTTLDVLEGYREATAGSATVFGLDPVSGRDRLAPRLGIMLQDAGFFETLTVRQTVTAWRRFYHRPRSLEETLGLVGLGHRADTRVASLSGGERRRLDLGLALLGHPELLFLDEPTTGMDPEGRHQSLELVSQLVREGLTVVLTTHYLEEAEQLADRVAIMHRGTLRRLGTLEQVLAESGDSRITVGLPTEAAALLPTDLHATVAPRHGGSHVEIRTGDPESALRRLLAWGEAHGIPMPDLEVRRGSLEDVFLALPDEDDAARMPGGGRAGHGSGGARPDDRVGDTLSSRRGRRPSGDPERDVRVAASLTSTGA
- a CDS encoding ABC transporter permease, with the protein product MSVDTPRSVVSWPRYVWPQVALSQRVYWQDIAFALVGAVMPVAMGIFPMVQVRDADPLPGGIRPVDVLAPSGLCVSVIWIAYAVINSAARRRETRTYKRLRATPIPQSAILVGEATSAALPALAQSAVVLVVAMTVFHVAAPVHWLLVVAGLVIGAVTMGLLTFGVSGLLPSSELSTWIVTPFVIGMWFLSGSLSVAGGAASTVDRIADYLPSTAFVQIVRTGYFGQDFVSHDLTDRPRLSLGQALDVIHQPLGVLILWIAVGYLLFRSCFRWEPRTSRRGRRSAKQAG
- a CDS encoding thiocillin family RiPP, which translates into the protein MSDKDIQNADQAIDEVELEELTEDGGAATLGTASSLGCPSSLATFGSH
- a CDS encoding thiocillin family RiPP, producing MTDKDITPAEELDAVEVDELDEEAGAGCLSSAGTASCPATFGTAACW
- a CDS encoding cytochrome P450, translated to MTTVTPSAPGPAGPTIAARDLTARVMDHIRHPTGGSQAAVFRELPSVAPVLLLPLGMVLVSSAELVRRAAAAPQLVIGEVDFPQHVRDQNPEFVAFFASSLSFLDRADHHRLRRVLSEHFTPRGVDALRPTVAGIVDRLTAEVVSAARTDGEVDLVTAFANELPPRAMGALLGLPEHEWASVAASGRGMLARIASSFPNLQAQDAPITDDGFVALRDRVARLLDEPVADHTLAASLQGARRRDELSREEAVSLMLLLFMTGVDTVAAALTNVVVALLRRPEALADWLAGRTATDAVVHEALRLDAPLPFGMRVAREPLTLGDVQIPAGSTVMLATAAANVDPARHDHPDRWQPGTRPPAQTFGHGTYRCLGALFAGLQCELALDALRPLGVRVTDHRRVQWRSDISFHTPTHLPVALGGGWVAIDTATDTATDTTTDTTTDTATAADGASEVTR
- a CDS encoding cysteine peptidase family C39 domain-containing protein; its protein translation is MKTPFVPQLGDVDCGPACVTAVLAAHGRHLRVSEVARACATGRDGTTAASLVTGARSLGLTARPYRLSTGTTGGADDHPVRVLDRTGLPAVTLMRGHHFVVAEEVTRRGVRVNDPARGHVTLTDDEFAADWTGLAVVVGAGPDLVEGGEPPVGTLRAWWRGEDTVGRVLTVFGAIFAVLVSVASIAAVLLVRGVAGPVAGAGTSTAVGLERLVGDVPRALVALAVASWLAGWVGAHLRSRLLHRTVTRRSTQLVHHLLRVTPAFLQHRFSGEVAMRPQRIDGAAMQIVALLVDGAVGVLTVSAALTGILFASPAAFALVLAGLGANAYAIGHHLEEFEEAQRRAVSEQQRRDGEIVATLTAIETIRSEASPAHLVARWSAAQERVARLERRAHTIMLGRTRLSLLVDAGTTALVLLVCHTDRVPASTALVLVLLTGICLTAGRRVVSLGAFDLTQVRTALRLVDDVLLEPADGTLVPADGEADGLHLRGIAYTRPGARQPLFEDVDLTVEAGGTCFVVGDSGAGKSTLARIVVGALAATHGEVWRPESLAYVPQRALFLEGTVASNLTLGRPVPDGAVAHALSFVRMDDVVGARGGADRAEVTQGGRNFSGGERQRLALARALLHRPSLLVLDEAFSAMDDELTDELHRRLRGLRLTIVSVAHHLPTRAEGDRVVRLGGGRLTHEDETDADAGSLVQAVAS
- a CDS encoding peptidase domain-containing ABC transporter translates to MSVDVLAAGDLSDVGDTRAPGASGAPGAPGAPTGILARGALVVLASLVCTAGQVGGMFAAFVAYADPQRATPAVVVGLALFVIAYLAGTASDRLGLRVQEEVADLAERRVWSRLLSLPVAFYAERSLRDVIGYANCVGMTRSLLGALGTESALGALTAAVATVLLCLVDLRLGLVALGVATTVLVAAVLLSWRQQQHDHVVMESVDAAHATLYPALTGLEELTAYGAQGTVERAWQRIFTRQKDADLRGLRYADAGESLLLSTQTVMLAVLCPLALLWSNGLLALGSVTMIVLQLAGALGRLAGVLPAVFSMGLARRRLTPVLTAAPEQTSAARPHRALRGRIELDHVGFGYPGSTEPVLDGVSLVVEPGSMVAVVGPSGAGKSTLLRLVLAQLEPTSGRVLVDGVGTADWDHEDLRDQIGYVPQSAALLRGTVRDAVVGVRDDVDDDDVLDALRTAGLGDLVATLPMGLDTRISDGESGFSGGQEQRFLLARALVRRPSLLVLDEATSALDETTQETVATAVAGLGMTRLVVAHRHSTIRMADQVYVLDGGRVVEHGRHDELLLRQGRLHALTRTAT
- a CDS encoding TOMM precursor leader peptide-binding protein, which codes for MSQSTTTPATAVTPGATRVLRFKRSSTVTLLDGEGVYVSTERGARSRIHGRLVSDLYPLLDGTRDRGAVEDALLRAGHRDPAAAIDRLLRSGHVVEVDPDVDVRSAGYWEQCGLDGDASVEATASTIGVLVVGDDLPDRLAETAAEHGLRARVIDTVDDLPATEEAQLRLVVVLTDDYERPELAAVNAWSRRTGSSWLLAKPMGVRLWIGPTFTPGRTACYECLRVRLESKSLTESYLRQRGALSQTFVESVTGLPSTRRLGVDLALQSAATWLAGVVTVGPDGVDLARAGDVVTLDTVDLTSARHHLDARPQCSVCGDGGLQARLVEAPVQLVPRPKARTSDGGHRALTPDQFVQRYERFVSDITGPVSHLVALPLEVPGLHVYSAGQNFAMPMQSIADLKAGLRSASCGKGKSPEQAKASALGEAIERYSGVFHGDEPRVVASLDSFASDEVVHPNELHQYSDSQFAERAAWNARPSHFHWVGDAIDPAEPVEWTPLWSLSEQRRKWAPTSVLYYNYSTTRSRYNGGANSNGCAAGASLEDAVLQGFMELVERDATAVWWYNRSRRRAVDLASFEDPYFTHWQEQYDALDRRSWVLDITTDLGIPTFVAISHRTDKPAQDILLALGSHFDASVAIGRALSEMNQFLPAVIGMPSDGSGTYAFTDPTQVHWWSTATIESEPYLVPDPDVPAATPADFVDLSRDDLAEDVDVARGIVERAGMEMLVLDQTRPDIGLPVARVVVPGMRHFWPRYAAGRLYDVPVALGLQSAPTPEADLNPIAMFL